GCTCCTGCACTGAACATCTGATCTGTGCCAGCAGTTCTTTTCCAAATGTGAAGTCTTCTTGCAGTGAATGCATGATGGAAATCTATTCTTCCCTACATCTCTCCTTGATTTCTCCCTTCTATCGACCCAAGGTTTCTTCCCCTTTTGACTAGAACCTGAGCCTTCCTTAGCCTTTGCTTGGAAAGCTCCTTCAAGATGCTCTTCCTGCCTGTTGGCCCTCCTTTACTCAAGTGCATATAGAGAATTTACCAACTCAAACAATGAGATGGTTGATAAATCCCTCGAGTCCTCCAATGAAGAAATCTTTGACTCAAACTTCTTTGGAAGAGTTGTAATGACCTTTTCAACAACTCTACTCTCACTGAAATTATCTCCAAGGAGCCTAATGTTGTTGACTATGGCCATTATTCTGTCAGAGTACTGCTTAATGGTCTCTGACTCTCTCATCTTCAGATTCTCAAAATCCATTCTAAGGTTAATCAGCTGTTGCTGTCTTGTTTTGTCTGACCCCATAAACTCCTCCTTTAGCTTCTTCTATGCTTGCTTTGGTGAATCACAAGCTATTATTATTGTGAAGATCACATCAGAGACCCTATTTTATAAGCAGGCCATTGCTTTATGCTTCTTGGCGCACTCTTCACTGTGTTGCCTCATCTAAGCAATGGTTGGATTGGCCCTCAATGGAGGTGATTTAGCATCATTCTCGATCACACTTCACAAATCATGTGCTTGAAGGTATGTCTTCATCTTAACTACCCAAATATGGTAGTTTTCTCCAGCAAACacaggtggtggtggtggtgtgaAACTCATCTTTGCAACAAACAAACAGACCAACAAAAAAATAGCTTCTGCTTCTTTTCTCTCAAACACAATCAAGGTCCTCAAAGACTTAGGCTCTTGATACCATTTGTTGGGTTTTTCACACAGGAAGAAAAACAGAACTAATTTACCCGGATaaaatatgaagctcttgttgaAGCTAGAGCAATAAAGCAATAATTtcggataaaatatgaaataagtttgagattcaaagaaacgagAGTTGCAAGGAAAGCAACCAAAAAAACAGAAGCAAGAGGGATGAGAAAACTAAGAGAACAAGAATTGGCTATTCTCAttacattaattcatcaaatgtaTGATGTAAATATATAAAACTACAACAATATTTTTAACATGTAGAAGTGAACAAACATTAAATTCATCCTAATGATAACGTAGGACCTGTCTAAAACTGGAAAGTACTTGACTAACTTTATCCAGTCAAAAAGTTTTCTGTCAAATCATATACAGGTCGTCTGTTACAAAAAAAACGTACTTCATTCGGATAACATACGTACATTTGTAGTTGTTGTATTTCATCCGGGTAACAGACATACTGCTGTTTGTTGCCACCTTTAACAACATGAAATTACAGTAAAGTAGAGACAATGGGATGAACATATATGTTGATTTGGATTCTGATCATCTACCTCTCCCAAGTAGCAGTGCAGAGCCAATACTACTCGAAGAGCCTACCATATCATCCCAAGCCAGTTAAGGTcaccaatcttcacttctttttTCACGAAACTCTCAGTAGTAAAAACCCAACAACAGTGGAGATAGCCCAAGTTAACATCCCAAGCAACCACAATAATTCATCAGTACCATTTGCCACCCTATATGCCCTTGATGATCCCCTCAAGATAGGTTCTGAGCATGACTCTGAGGTGATTGGAAATGCTCAGGGACTTACGGTCTTGGCCGGAACAAATACAACCGATGCAGTGATGTACGTAGATTTCGGATTTACTAGCGGTAAGTTTAAAGGCAGCTCTATAAGCATATTTTCAAGGAATCCAATAAGAGAGATAGAACGGGAGGTTGCGGTGATTGGAGGAAGAGGACAATTCAAGATGGCAACAGGGTTTGCACTACTTAAGGCATACTTTATAAATGACACTAATGTCATTATTGAATACAACGTGACTGTAATTCATTACTAAGATTACATTTTTAGACTCAAATCTTTTAAATTCTTCAAAAGTTTATATAATTCTGCTCTACTTGATATGTTGGTTTGTTTCAATGAAATTGTTCCCATACATAAATGCATTTCTAAATTCCCTTTGGAAAATTTAAACTCAATTGTAATCTTATATAATAATTGTCAATTGGCAATAACTAGAAAAATGTGTCTTCGAATTTTATTAGCTTAggcattatattaaaaaaatataaataacaatCCATTCGTTTGCAAAAATCACACAAATAACagaataatataatatactatttttaaaattcattttaggaaaaaaaaaacaatatttgATTATAATTTTCAACGTTTTGGTAGATATTATTATAACATGTGACCTTTCAAAGTTCGAATTTTCTTAAACTCATAATGTTTCAATCTGGTCCTAATTCCAAACAATGACAATAATTTCAATGTTAGGTTAAAGACTTGGTGACTCTTTCATCTTGCATTAAGTCTGAATTGATGTTTTACTAGTCTTTGCTTTTGACCATGTATAATTTTTTTGACTActcaaataaaaattaagaatgaaatttcaatttaattaacttaattatgtaaaagtgaatATTATTGTTTAGAAATTGTAggaaattttagtttttcttttttaatttttggctTCAATTCACCCAAAATGTGTAAGAGTAAATAATATTCTTtagaaaattataagaaaattcatTTAAATTGACCGAAATGCCAAATTGTGTAGAAGTGAACAATAATTGGTCTCATGCTAATTTAAGCGaaatatttaaaactaaaatcaaATAATGATATTAACGAAATGtcttagtatttttattttaaaatttgtatgagGAGTGATTAAgacttttattaaatattaatttagcaTGGATTAAAATTGTGTTACTCCATCTCCACTTTTAATATTGAATAAAAAGAAACGTCTAGTGAGCCTCATGTGATAGCTTGATGGTTAAGGGTGTTAACCATCCCAGGTGTGGTTTGGGTTTGAGTTGTGCAGTTGATTAAAGACTATACATTTTTTTAAAGAATtacctatttatttatttgctaaatatgctttgaatttgaataaataaaattattttttaatatttatttatatttattaatattaaatatttttattgaattagTTCCATCCTaacttatttttactttttaacgGAAAAAATCCAATGTAGACaacaatgaaagaaaaaaaaacaaagaaagccAACCAAGCTTTCAGTCTTGCGAATCAACTATTTGAATTGAAGATAACAAATTTTAACTTGCTTTACAATGCTCCACATTTTTTTTCCTAGTTATCTTTTCTGTAAAAATAGTCACTTAATCATTCGGTTTGTTCTATTTTAGTtatctaattattaatttttttcgatTTAATCAGTCAGCTTTTCAAAACCGAAGTCTAATGTGGACTCTTTTTCCGATCCaataacaaatttaatttttcaacaaACTTAACAATTGAAAAATCTTATTATGAAAAGTCTTCCAATTGAAAATTAATTTACAGCAAGTGGATCATTTTACTTGTGGACAGAATAGTTGACGATTCTAATTATGAAGTGGAGAAAATCTTATTTATAGACAGAATGGTGTGGATCATAATAATCAAGCAGCTAATTAGACCAAGCTTCTGTTACGTGATCATTCTATTAGCTTTCATCTACAAGAAATGATAGTAAAGCAGAGACAATGAGAGGAACATTGATGTTGATTTGGATTCTGATCATCTGCCTCTCCCAAGTAGCAGTGCAGTGCCAATACTACTCGAAGAGCCTACCATATCATCCCAAGCCAGTTAAGGTCACCAATCTTCACTTCTTCTTTCACGAAACTCTCGGCAGTGAAAACCCTACAGCAGTGGTGATAGCCCAAGCTAACATCCCGAGCAACCACAATAATTCATCAGTGCCATTTGCTACCCTATATGCCCTTGATGATCCCCTCAAGATAGGTCCTGAGCATGACTCTGAGGTGATTGGAAATGCTCAGGGACTTGCGGTCTTGGCCGGAACAAATACAACCGATGCAGTGATGTATGTAGATTTCGCATTTACTACCGGTAAGTTTAAAGGTAGCTCTTTAAGCATATTTTCAAGGAATCCGATACAAGAGATAGAACGTGAGGTTGCGGTGATTGGAGGAAGAGGACAATTCAAGATGGCAACAGGGTTTGCACTACTTAAGGCATACTTTATAAATTCCACTAATGTCATTAATGAATATAACGTGACTGTAATTCATTACTAGGATTATATTTTTAGACTCAATTGTTTTAAATtctgtaaaaatatataattctgTTCTACTTGATTGGAATAAATGTACGAGATATATATTGTATTACATTAATTGTGATATGTCGGTTTGTTTCAATAAAATTGTTGCCATTAGGGTTTTCCCATACATAAAGGAATTTCTAAGTTCAGGGTTTTTATTGAATACTAGAAAACTAACGCCCAACAATCTGAAATAAACAATATGGATATTTTAGTGTCAAATGGGACACAAAAAGATTCTCTAACATTCCAAATGTTTATAGTTTGAACATTTGGAATGTTTGTTTAATTTCTATGCATGAGGTTTAATAACAGATATAATGAAAGGTGATTTTGCTAGAAGGTGTGTCACTGTTTTTGGGCGATTCACTGGTTGAATAGCTTTTGCCTCTTTGGGTTCCATATCAAGGTTAATATTGCTCGTTTCTGTTGGAAAATTGGCCTGCATGCAGCATGTGAAGAAACCAAAGTTTCAAGAAGCAGCCCAAGCCATTCATGCACGCAAGAATTTTTTACACATAAGTTTCCCGGGTAAAATACATGCAACAATCCTAGTTTGCAATTTCAAAATTCTTAACATTAAATCATAAAAGACATTAATTATAGCTTAAATTAATGTGAACCTTGAGCAAACATAGTAGTTCTAAAGGATCAACCTCTAACA
The Gossypium arboreum isolate Shixiya-1 chromosome 10, ASM2569848v2, whole genome shotgun sequence genome window above contains:
- the LOC108473295 gene encoding dirigent protein 4-like — encoded protein: MRGTLMLIWILIICLSQVAVQCQYYSKSLPYHPKPVKVTNLHFFFHETLGSENPTAVVIAQANIPSNHNNSSVPFATLYALDDPLKIGPEHDSEVIGNAQGLAVLAGTNTTDAVMYVDFAFTTGKFKGSSLSIFSRNPIQEIEREVAVIGGRGQFKMATGFALLKAYFINSTNVINEYNVTVIHY